TCGACGTCGCGCGGCACAAGGCCCTCTTCCTCGGCAAGAGGTGAAATCATGCCGGGCATAGAAGCCTTAGCCGAACGGCTGTCGACCTATCTGGGCCCCGAACAGGTCAACCTGGTTCGCCGGGCCTACTTCTACGCCGAACAGGCGCACGATGGGCAACGCCGCCGCAGCGGCGAGCCCTACGTGACCCATCCGCTGGCCGTGGCCAGCATCCTCGCCGACATGCACATGGACCATCAGAGCTTGATGGCAGCCATGCTGCACGACGTGATCGAAGACACCGGCATCGCCAAGGAAGCCCTCAGCCAGCAGTTTGGCGAGACGGTGGCCGAACTGGTCGACGGGGTCAGCAAGCTGACCCAGATGAACTTCGAGACCAAGGCCGAGGCGCAAGCCGAAAACTTCCAGAAGATGGCCATGGCCATGGCCCGCGATATCCGCGTGATCCTGGTCAAGCTGGCTGACCGCCTGCACAACATGCGCACACTGGAAGTGCTGTCGGGCGAGAAACGCCGGCGCATCGCCAAGGAAACCCTGGAAATCTACGCCCCCATCGCCAACCGCCTGGGCATGCACACCGTGCGCGTGGAATTCGAGGACCTCGGCTTCAAGGCCATGCACCCGATGCGCTCGTCGCTGATCCACCGGGCGGTCAAGAGCGCGCGCGGCAACCGCAAGGAAATCGTCGCAAAGATCGAACATTCGCTGGCCAACTGCCTGGCAGCCGATGGCATCCAGGGCGAGGTCAGCGGCCGGCAGAAACACCTCTATGGCATCTACAAGAAGATGCGTGGCAAGCGCCGCGCCTTCAACGAGATCATGGACGTATATGCCTTCCGCATCATCGTCGACAAGGTCGACACCTGCTACCGCGTGCTCGGCGCCGTGCACAACCTGTACAAGCCGCTGCCCGGGCGCTTCAAGGATTACATCGCAATCCCCAAGGCCAACGGCTACCAGTCGCTGCACACCACTCTGTTCGGCATGCATGGGGTACCCATCGAGATCCAGATTCGCACCCGCGAAATGGAAGAGATGGCCAACAACGGCATCGCCGCGCACTGGCTGTACAAGTCCAACGACGATGAGCAGCCCAAGGGCAGCCATGCCCGCGCCCGCCAATGGGTCAAGGGCATCCTCGAGCTGCAGCAGCGTGCCGGCAACTCGCTGGAATTCATCGAGAGCGTGAAGATCGACCTGTTTCCGGACGAGGTCTACGTGTTCACCCCTAAAGGGCGGATCATGGAGCTGCCCAAAGGCTCCACCGCTGTCGACTTTGCCTACGCGGTGCACACCGACGTCGGCAACAGCTGCATTGCCTGCCGTATCAACCGGCGCCTGGCACCCCTGTCGGAGCCGTTGCAGAGTGGTTCCACGGTGGAAATCGTCAGTGCCCCCGGCGCACGGCCCAACCCTGCCTGGCTCAACTTCGTGGTCACCGGCAAGGCGCGCACGCACATACGCCACGCGCTCAAGCAGCAGCGCCGTTCCGAGTCGATCAGCCTGGGCGAGCGCCTGCTGAACAAGGTGCTGACCGGTTTCGACAGCAGCCTGGAACAGATCCCGCAGGAACGCATCCAGGGCATCCTGGCGGAATACCGCCTGGAACTGATCGAAGACCTGCTCGAAGACATCGGCCTGGGCAACCGCATGGCCTACGTGGTCGCCCGCCGCCTGCTGTCGGCAGAAGGCGAACCGCTACCGGCGCCGGAAGGCCCGCTGGCGATTCGCGGCACCGAAGGCCTGGTGCTGAGCTATGCCAAGTGCTGTACGCCGATCCCGGGCGACCCGATCGTCGGCCACCTGTCGGCGGGCAAGGGCATGGTCGTGCACCTGGAGAACTGCCGCAACATCAGTGAAATCCGCCATAACCCGGAGAAGTGCGTGCAACTCTCCTGGGCCAAGGACATCACCGGCGAATTCAACGTCGAGCTGCGTGTCGAGCTCGAGCACCAGCGCGGCCTGATCGCCCTGCTGGCCAGCAGTGTCAATGCCGCCGACGGCAACATCGAGAAGATCAGCATGGACGAACGCGACGGCCGTATCAGCGTTGTCCAACTGGTGGTCAGCGTGCACGACCGCGTGCACCTGGCTCGTGTGATCAAGAAGCTGCGTACGCTGACCGGCGTGGTTCGCATCACCCGCATGCGTACGTAGTCCGCCAACCGCAAGGAGTCATCATGAGCAAGACCGTCATCAACAGCGACAAGGCCCCTGCCGCCATCGGTACCTACTCGCAAGCGATCAAGGCCGGCAATACCGTGTACATGTCGGGCCAGATCCCACTGGACCCGAAAACCATGGAACTGGTCGAAGGCTTCGAAGCCCAGACCGTGCAGGTGTTCGAGAACCTCAAGTCCGTTGCCGAAGCCGCTGGCGGCTCCTTCAAGGACATCGTCAAGCTGAACATCTTCCTCACCGACCTGAGCCACTTCGCCAAGGTCAACGAGATCATGGGCCGTTACTTCGAGCAGCCCTACCCAGCCCGCGCCGCCATTGGCGTTGCCGCGCTGCCCAAAGGCGCCCAGGTCGAAATGGACGCCATCCTGGTCATCGAGTGATGCCGCTGGTGACGGGCGCCCTGCCCGTCACCTTCCAGTTCAAGGTTACCCCATCATGCGTCAAGCACTGCCCCTCGCGCTGGCAGCTCTGCTTCTGAGCGGCTGCGCCAGCCACAAACCCGAAGATTTCAACGGCACCTGGATCAACCAGGCCGCCATCGAGGCCGCCGTCAAAGGTGGCAACCTGCGTCAGGCCCTGAACGAACATGGCCCGGTCTTCGAGTGGAAGCTCGATGTGGCCAACCAGCAGGCCAGTTACAGCAACGGCTTCGAAGCCGCCGACGGCCAGCTGACCGCCAACGACAAGCAGTGGCAGGCCAGCTTCCAGGGTGGCCAGACCGAACAGCTGGCGCTGGATGGCGACGAGCTGAAAACCACCGACGCCTCGGGGGCCGAGCAGACGTTCGAGCGCGCCAAGCAACCCGGCAATGCGCCTCTAGGTGGCAGCTTCGAGAAAGCGCTTTACCAGGCGTACCTGGGCGGTGAATGGAAGATCATCGAAGGCCAGGGCACCGGTGGCGTGGTGCACTTCACCGACAACGGCAACGTGACCGGCCTCCCGGGCCCGGACCGCTATGCCCTGTGCCTGGCCGGCGACTGCGCCAGCATGGGCGGTAGCAACGACAGCCTGTGGCTGGAACGCAACCAGCGTGGCGCGCCGTTCATCTTCAAGCGTGAGGGTGACAAGCTGGAAATATTCCAGGCGGTAAACAGTGCGCAGCCGGATGAGATGCCGCAGTTGGCGGCAGGTAAACGTCAGTGGGTGCTAGAGCGCGACTGACTTCAAAGGCCCTATCGCCGGCAAGTCGGCTCCCACAAGATTCGCGCAGCCCTTGAGGGCTGTGGTGTACCTGTGGGAGCCGGCTTGCCGGCGATAGGGCCGTCAGCCTCAACCATTGCCCTGCAAGATCGCCGCATACCCCTCTTTGTAGCTCGGATACGCGGGCTCCCACCCCAACGCCCGCACCCGTGCATTGCTGCAGCGCTTGCTGCCAGTACGCCGCACGCGTTGCTCATCCGACCATTCGGTAACGCCCATGTACGCCCGCAACCACGCCACCACATCGGCCAGCGGCGCTGGGTCGTCATCGACTCCGATATAGCAATCGTCCAGCGCTACGCCATCGGCATCCGCCCGCAGCAGGAAGGCCAGCAGGCTTGCGGCATCTTCAGCATGAATGCGGTTGCCATATAGCGGCGGCTCTTGCGCCACGCGATAACCTTGGCGCACCTGGCTCAACAACCACTCGCGACCGGGCCCATAGATCCCGGTCAAACGCACGACACTGGCCGGGATGCCACTGCCCAGCGCCAGCCGCTCGGCTTCAAGCATCACTCGCCCGGAATAGCCCTGCGGCTCGGTGGCCGCCGTCTCGTCGATCAACTCCCCGTCCTTTTGCGCGAACACGCTGCTGCTGGAGACGAACAGCAAGCGCCGCGGGCGCTGGCCACGCGCCGCCAGCCACGCCAGTACATGGCGCAAACCGTCGACATAGGCCGCTTGATAACCCGCCTCGTCGTGCTGGCTGGCCGCTACGCAATACACCAGGTAATCCGGCGAATGCTGTGGCCAGGCCTGGGGCATGCGCGCATCCGACAGATCGGCGGCTATGGGTGAAACGCCTTGCGGAAGGTGCTCGACCGAACGCCGCAGGCCGCTCACTGCCCAGCCAGAGGCCAGCAGTTGCTTGGCCAGGCGACTGCCTACATCACCACAACCCACAATCACAGCGGAAAGGTCTGACATCGAAATAGTCCTTTTCCCAAAGGATCAGACTATATGGATTACGCGATGAGCGGCTAGACCATGGTTGAAAAAAGCAACATGATTACTTTTGTTAACAAGAATTACTTGCAATAATGGCACCCCTATCTGTTCTCGGCCTATCTCGAGGCCTTGGAGAACGTTCACATTTTTCTTCATCAGGTCCGGCCAGCATGACACGTACTCAACCTTCCGCTTCGCCAACCCCGTCGCGCGCCTGGCGCGCCATCGCCGCGCTGATGTTCAGCCTGATGCTGGCCCCGGTGGCCATGGCCGATGAGCCAACCACCGCTGCCAACGCGCCAGCCGCCGCCGCCGCGCCAGCTGCCCCGGCCACCGAAGGCCAGGCACCTGCAGCCGACGCTCAGGCCGTTGTGCCGGCAGCGGTAGATCCGACTACCGAAGCGCTGGTTGAGGACACGTCCCTGGGCATGGCCCACGACCTTTCGCCATGGGGCATGTACAAGAACGCCGACGTGGTGGTGAAGGCCGTGATGATCGGCCTGGCCATCGCCTCGATCATCACCTGGACCATCTGGATCGCCAAAGGCTTCGAGCTGCTGGGCGCCAAGCGACGCCTGCGCGGCGAGATCGCCCTGCTGAAGAAGTCGGCCAGCCTCAAGGAGGCCAGCGACGTCTCCAACAAAGAAGGCACCCTGGCCCACACCCTGGTCCACGACGCCCTCGAGGAAATGCGCCTGTCGGCCAATGCACGCGAGAAAGAAGGCATCAAAGAGCGCGTCAGCTTCCGCCTGGAGCGCCTGGTGCACGCCAGCGGCCGTAACATGAGCAGCGGCACCGGCGTGCTGGCCACCATCGGCTCCACTGCACCGTTCGTCGGTCTTTTCGGTACCGTATGGGGCATCATGAACAGCTTCATCGGCATTGCCAAAACCCAGACCACCAACCTGGCCGTGGTTGCCCCAGGTATTGCTGAAGCCCTGCTGGCCACCGCCCTGGGCCTGGTTGCCGCGATCCCGGCCGTGGTCATCTACAACGTCTTCGCCCGCTCCATCGCCGGTTACAAGGCGCAGGTTTCCGACGCCTCGGCACAGGTACTGCTGCTGGTCAGCCGTGACCTGGACCACCAGGGTGGCGAGCGCGCTGCCCCGCACATGGTGAAAGTGGGGTAAGCCATGGGCCTGCATCTCAACGAAGGTGGCGACGACCTCGCCGAAAACCACGAAATCAACGTCACGCCGTTCATCGACGTGATGCTGGTACTGCTGATCATCTTCATGGTTGCCGCTCCCCTGGCCACGGTCGACATCAAGGTCGACCTGCCGGCCTCGACTGCCAAACCGGCACCGAGGCCCGAGAAACCGGTGTTCGTCAGCGTCAAGGCCGATCAGAAGCTGTACGTCGGCGACGATCAGGTACCTGCCCCCGAACAGCTTGGCGCGATGCTCGATGCCAAGACCAAGGGCGACAAGGAAACCACCATCTTCTTCCAGGCCGACAAGGGCGTGGATTACGGTGACCTGATGGAAGTGATGAACAACATGCGCGCGGCCGGCTACCTCAAGGTCGGTCTGGTAGGTCTCGAGACGGCAGCCAAGAAATGACGAAAACGCGCTCAAACATGGCGCGCTACGGCGGCAGCCTGGCGATCGTGCTGGGCGTGCACGTAGTCGCTGTGCTGCTGACGCTCAACTGGTCGGTGCCCCAGGCCATCGAGCTGCCCCCTGCAGCCATGATGGTCGAACTCGCACCGCTGCCCGAGCCCGCACCGCCACCACCCCCCAAGGCCGCCCCACAGCCGCCGGCACCGGTCGAAGAACCGCCGCTGCCCAAGCTGGTCGAGGCGCCGAAACCAAAAATCGCCATCGCCAAGCCGCCAAAGCCGAAGCCAAAGCCCCAGCCGCCCAAGCCTGAGAAAAAGCCTGAGCCGCCGAAGGATGAGCCACCGGCCAAAGAAGAGGTAGCGGACACGCCGCCGAGCAACACGCCCCCGCAGAAGTCGGCGGCACCGGCACCAAGCATTGCCTCCAACAGCCAAGCGTTGCCGACCTGGCAGAGCGACCTGCTGCGCCACCTGGCGAAGTACAAGCGCTACCCGGAAGACGCGCGCCGTCGCGGCCTGCAAGGCATCAACCGGCTGCGTTTCGTGGTCGACGCCGAAGGCAAAGTGGTTTCGTACTCGATGGCAGGCGGTTCCGGCAGCGCAGCGCTGGACCGAGCGACCCTGGAGATGATCCGCCGTGCCGGCACGGTGCCGAAACCACCACCGGAGCTGCTGAACAATGGCACGATCGAAGTCGTGGCGCCGTTCGTCTACTCGCTGGACCGTCGCTGATACTTTTGTTTCTGTCACAAATCAGCAAGTCTGATAACGTGCGTCTATCGATTGCAGCCGCTATGCTGGGCCCGCAACTTCATGGACGCACGTTATGACCCTCACAGAACTTCGCTACATCGTCACCCTCGCCCAAGAGCAGCATTTCGGCCACGCCGCCGAACGCTGCCATGTCAGCCAGCCGACCTTGTCGGTGGGCGTGAAAAAGCTTGAGGACGAGCTTGGTGTGCTGATCTTCGAGCGCAGCAAGAGCGCGGTACGCCTGACTCCGGTCGGCGAGAGCATCGTCGCCCAGGCGCAGAAGGTCCTCGAGCAGGCCCAGGGCATCCGCGAACTGGCCCAGGCCGGCAAGAACCAGCTGACCGCCCCGCTGAAGGTCGGTGCCATCTACACCGTCGGCCCCTACCTGTTCCCGCACTTGATCCCGCAGCTACACCGCGTGGCGCCGCAGATGCCGCTGTATATCGAAGAAAACTTCACCCACGTGCTGCGCGAAAAACTGCGCAACGGCGAACTGGACGCGGTGATCATCGCCCTGCCGTTCAACGAAGCCGACGTGCTGACCCTGCCGCTGTACGACGAACCGTTCTGTGCCCTGATGCCCGCCGACCACCCGTGGACGGCGAAAAAGACCATCGACACCGCCATGCTCAACGACAAGAGCCTGCTGCTGCTCGGCGAGGGTCACTGCTTCCGTGACCAGGTCCTGGAAGCTTGCCCGACACTGAACAAGGGCGGTGACGGCGCCAAGCACACCACGGTCGAGTCCAGCTCGCTGGAAACCATCCGCCATATGGTCGCCTCAGGCCTGGGCGTATCGATCCTGCCGCTGTCGGCAGTGCACAGCCACCATTACGCGCCGGGGGTGATCGAAGTACGCCCGCTAACCGCGCCAGCACCGTTCCGTACCGTGGCCATCGCCTGGCGCGCCAGCTTCCCGAGGCCGAAGGCCATCGAGATCCTTGCCGACTCGATCCGCCTTTGCTCGGTGGCCAAGCCATCTGTGGAACAGCCGGCCTGATCCATGACTGAGTTGTCGAAGGTCTCGGTCACCGCGCTCAAGGGTGTTGGCGAAGCCATGGCGGAAAAGCTCGCCAAGGTCGGCCTGGAGAATCTGCAGGACCTACTGTTCCACCTGCCCCTGCGCTACCAGGACCGCACCCGCGTGGTGCCAATCGGCCAGCTGCGCCCCGGGCAGGATGCCGTCATCGAAGGCGTAGTCAGCGGCGCTGACGTGACCATGGGCAAGCGCCGCAGCCTGGTGGTGCGCCTGGGTGATGGCAGCGGTGTGCTGAGCCTGCGCTTCTACCACTTCAGCAATGCGCAGAAGGAGGGCCTCAAACGCGGCACCCACTTGCGCTGCTACGGCGAGGCCCGCCCCGGGGCTTCGGGTCTGGAGATCTACCACCCCGAGTACCGCGCGCTCAATGGCGACGAGCCAGCGCCACCGGTCGAGCAGACCCTGACGCCGATCTACCCGTCCACCGAAGGGCTCACCCAGCAGCGCCTGCGCCTGCTTTGCCAGCAGAGCCTGGGCATGCTCGGCCCGCGCAGCTTGCCGGACTGGCTGCCCGACGAGCTGGCCCGCGACTACCAGTTGGCGCCACTGGACGATGCCATCCGTTACCTGCACAACCCGCCGGCCGATGCCGACCTCGACGAACTCGCCGAGGGCCAGCACTGGGCCCAGCATCGCCTGGCGTTCGAAGAGCTGCTGACTCACCAACTGTCGCAGCAGCGCCTGCGCGAGAGCCTGCGCAGCCTGCGTGCACCGGTGCTGCCCAAGGCCAAGCGCCTGCAGGCGCAGTACCTGGCCAACCTGGGTTTCCAGCCGACCGGCGCACAACAACGGGTGGCCAACGAGATCGCCTACGACCTGAGCCAGGCCGAGCCGATGATGCGCCTGGTGCAAGGTGATGTCGGCGCCGGCAAAACTGTGGTCGCCGCCCTCGCCGCATTGCAGGCCCTGGAAGCGGGCTACCAGGTGGCGCTGATGGCGCCCACCGAGATTCTCGCCGAACAGCACTACATCACCTTCAAGCGCTGGCTCGAACCGCTGGGCCTCGAAGTCGCCTGGCTGGCCGGCAAGCTCAAGGGCAAGGCCCGCGCCAGCGCTCTGGAGCAGATTGCCGGCGGGGCGCCGATGGTAGTCGGCACCCATGCGCTGTTCCAGGAAGAGGTGCAATTCAAGCACCTGGCCCTGGCGATCATCGACGAACAGCACCGTTTTGGCGTGCAACAGCGCCTGGCCCTGCGCAAGAAAGGCGTGGCCGGCGAGCTGTGCCCGCACCAGCTGATCATGACCGCCACGCCCATCCCGCGCACCCTGGCCATGAGCGCCTACGCCGACCTCGACACTTCGGTGCTCGACGAACTGCCGCCAGGCCGTACGCCGGTGAATACCGTGCTGGTCGCCGACAGCCGCCGCTTCGAAGTGGTCGAGCGGGTACGCGCCGCCTGCGCCGAAGGCCGTCAGGCCTATTGGGTATGCACCTTGATCGAAGAATCCGAAGAACTTACCTGCCAGGCGGCCGAGAGCACTTATGAAGAGCTCGGAAGCGCCTTGGGCGAGCTGCGTGTGGGCCTGATCCACGGGCGCATGAAGCCTGCCGAAAAAGCGGCGGTGATGGCTGAGTTCAAGCAAGGCAACCTGCAATTGCTGGTTGCCACCACGGTGATCGAAGTAGGTGTGGACGTACCCAACGCCAGCCTGATGATCATCGAGAACCCCGAGCGCCTGGGCCTGGCCCAGCTCCACCAATTGCGCGGCCGGGTGGGCCGGGGCAGTGCGGTGAGCCACTGTGTGCTGCTGTATCACCCGCCCCTGTCGCAGATCGGCCGCGAACGCCTGGGGATCATGCGCGAAACCAACGATGGTTTCGTCATTGCCGAAAAGGACCTGGAGCTGCGCGGCCCTGGCGAGATGCTCGGAACACGCCAGACCGGCCTGCTACAGTTCAAGGTCGCCGACCTGATGCGCGACGCCGACCTGCTGCCGGCCGTGCGCGACGCCGCCCAGGCACTGCTGGCGCGCTGGCCGGAACATGTCAGCCCACTGCTCGACCGCTGGCTGCGCCACGGCCAGCAATATGGCCAGGTGTGACGCCCGTCCCAGAATGGATCCAGCTTTGCGATCAGGCTGGTTATACTTCGCGTTTAAAGAATTAATGGATACAGACCATGACTGAAGTTGCCCTGGACACCGCAACCCCGCACGCCCCGTCTGTCATCCGGCTGTTGCTCGAAAAAGTGGGCGTGGCCTACCGCGAGGTGCCGGAGCATCCGCACCTGCCCGCCACCTCGCGCGTGCAGGCGATTCTGCTCGATGACGAGATCGGCGCCTTGATGGTGCTCTTCCCACAGAGCAAGCTGCTCGACCTCAATCGGCTGGAAGAACTGACCGGTCGCAAGCTCAAGGCCGTACCCGTCGCACGTCTCAAGCAGATGCTCGACAAGCACCAGCTCAAGGCCCTGCCAGCCATTCCCGCACTGACCAGCTCGCCATGCCTCTATGAAGGCAAGCTGCTCGAAGTGGATCACCTGCTGATCCAGTCGGGTGAGGCGGGCCTGTTGCTGGAGGTCAAGCGCGACGATTTCAAGCGCATGCTGGCCAAGGCTAGTGCCGGCAGTTTCGGGCAACCGGTCAGGGACATTCGCCCCAACCTCGACCGACCAGACGACGACTCCAAGGAAATCACCCAGGCCGTACAGGCCTTCACGGCCCGCCGCATCCAGAAGCGCCTGGAAGAAACCATCGAGATCCCACCGCTGGCCGACACGGCGCAGAAGATCATCAAGCTGCGCGTCGACCCCAACGCCAGCATCGACGACATCACCGGCGTGGTGGAAACTGACCCGGCGCTGGCTGCCCAAGTGGTCAGCTGGGCGGCATCGCCCTACTACGCCTCACCCGGCAAGATCCGCTCGGTGGAAGACGCCATCGTTCGCGTGCTGGGCTTCGACCTGGTGATCAACCTGGCCCTGGGCCTGGCGCTGGGCAAGACGTTGAGCCTGCCCAAGGACCATCCGCAGCAAGCGACGCCCTATTGGCAACAGTCGATCTACACCGCAGCGATCATCGAGGGCCTGACCCGCGCCATGCCGCGCGCCGAACGCCCGGAGGCCGGCCTGACCTACCTGGCCGGGTTGCTGCACAATTTCGGCTATCTGCTGCTGGCACACGTGTTCCCGCCACACTTCTCGCTGATATGCCGGCACCTGGAGGTCAACCCACACCTGTGCCACACCTTTGTCGAACAGCATTTGCTGGGTATCAGCCGCGAGCAGATCGGCGCCTGGCTCATGAAGCTGTGGGACATGCCGGAAGAGCTGTCCACCGCGCTGCGCTTCCAGCATGATCCTTCGTACGAGGGTGAATACGCCGCGTATCCGAACCTGGTATGCCTGGCGACTCGCCTGTTGCGCGCACGTGGCATTGGCTCGGGGCCGCAGGAGGAGATTCCCGATGAGTTGCTGGAGCGACTTGGGATTACTCGGGAGAAAGCCGAGGATGTGGTGAACAAGGTGCTCGAGGCCGAGACCTTGTTGCGGGAACTGGCTTCGCAGTTCAACGCGCCGCATTGATGTACCTGGGGCCGCTGTGCGGCCCATCGCCGGCAAGCCGGCTCCCACAGGTACAGCGGTGACCTTTCTTTGAGGGAGCCGGCTTGCCGGCGATGGGCTGCGCAGCAGCCCCAACGAATTCAGCCTTTCTTCTTCGGCGTCAGGTACTTCATCAACCCCTGAAACCACATCACCAGCGCCGGATTGCCCTTGATCTGGATGCTCTTATCCTGAATACCCTGCATGAACGCCAACTGCTTGTTGCTCGCCTGCATCGTGGCGAAGCCATAGGCGGCGTCCTTGAAAGCGATGGCAAAGGCCGGCTGCGGATGCATACCGCCTTTGCTGCTGATGCGCTCATCACGGACGATGAAGTGCCGGGCAGCCTTGCCGTCCAGCGTCTGCATCTGGAACACCAGGTCCTTGTCCTTGAGTTGCTGCTGGAACGCCGGGTTGTTGCGGCTAGCCCTTGCCATGAGTAATCCCATGGCCCAGAGAAGAAAGCGGAACTTCATCAACGCGCCTCGAATGAAATATGACTGAAGCGCGCAGTTTATCCTTTTCTTGAACTATTAATGCAATTTCGCTGCATGTTAGCCGCAGAAAGCACAACGGGCGCCCGGAGGCGCCCGCTGAACCGACACTGGGGATGTCAGGAATCGATCACTTTGCTTTCTTGGCTGACTTGGCAGGCGGCGTGTTGACACTGTCGCGCAAGTTCTTGCCAGGCTTGAACGCAACCGTGTTGCTGGCCTTGATTTTTACCGGCTGGCCGGTTTGCGGGTTTTTCCCGGTGCGGGCACCACGATGACGTTTTTCGAAGGTACCGAAACCGACCAGGGTGACGGTGTCCTTGTCCAGGGCACCGGTAATGCTGTCGAGAAT
The Pseudomonas sp. KU43P genome window above contains:
- a CDS encoding helicase, giving the protein MKFRFLLWAMGLLMARASRNNPAFQQQLKDKDLVFQMQTLDGKAARHFIVRDERISSKGGMHPQPAFAIAFKDAAYGFATMQASNKQLAFMQGIQDKSIQIKGNPALVMWFQGLMKYLTPKKKG
- a CDS encoding HU family DNA-binding protein translates to MRKPELAAVIAEKADLTKEKANQVLNAILDSITGALDKDTVTLVGFGTFEKRHRGARTGKNPQTGQPVKIKASNTVAFKPGKNLRDSVNTPPAKSAKKAK